The following coding sequences are from one Nicotiana tomentosiformis chromosome 3, ASM39032v3, whole genome shotgun sequence window:
- the LOC104121593 gene encoding NAC domain-containing protein 41-like → MEKSAKFRPSDTDLIMQLLKFVAGKCLPTEELIVFADVYSKEPWQLTGDMNSKKTHYFLTQLKKKKPTDARFNRTTGNGTWTQQNKGKKILDEDDSLIIGYKRSLTYKHKKDSSLNGRWLMMEYFLADYLLQELKSDEAKEFVICAIKKNPRSEIRGNGIATIVEYKRFIDRVLQEGVHLQTPSEQSTMILSKLESTSSDVFSMGQLESKDGMLVIINQTDSDEFFVMVNVENQECYYQEGDEEEVDWESILDFGDHGSVQNDLLY, encoded by the coding sequence ATGGAGAAGAGTGCTAAATTTCGTCCCTCTGACACTGATCTGATAATGCAATTGTTGAAATTTGTGGCTGGAAAATGCTTACCAACTGAAGAATTGATTGTCTTTGCAGATGTTTACAGCAAAGAGCCATGGCAATTAACTGGAGACATGAATTCCAAGAAAACCCATTACTTTCTCACccaattgaagaagaagaagcccACTGATGCCCGATTCAACAGAACTACTGGTAATGGGACTTGGACACAGCAGAATAAAGGCAAGAAAATTCTTGATGAGGATGATAGTCTCATTATTGGGTATAAAAGAAGCTTGACTTACAAACACAAGAAAGACTCCTCTTTGAATGGCCGCTGGTTGATGATGGAGTATTTCTTGGCTGACTATCTTCTTCAGGAGTTGAAATCTGACGAAGCTAAAGAGTTTGTAATCTGTGCGATTAAGAAGAACCCCAGATCAGAAATCAGAGGAAACGGTATTGCTACTATTGTAGAGTATAAGAGGTTCATTGATCGTGTCTTGCAAGAAGGGGTTCATCTCCAAACCCCTTCAGAACAGAGTACTATGATTTTGTCTAAGTTGGAGAGTACCTCGTCTGATGTTTTCTCTATGGGACAACTAGAATCAAAAGATGGAATGTTGGTTATTATAAATCAGACTGATTCTGATGAATTCTTTGTAATGGTGAACGTGGAAAATCAAGAATGCTATTATCAGGAAGGTGATGAGGAGGAAGTTGATTGGGAATCTATATTGGATTTTGGGGATCACGGTTCAGTGCAGAATGACTTGCTATACTAA